A window of Candidatus Sulfotelmatobacter sp. genomic DNA:
GTCGCGTTCGTCACCATCGACCCGCGGCGCGACACGCGCACCGTGCTGCGCCGCTGGGTCGACCTGTTCGATCCGCGCTTCGAAGCGCTGGGCGGCAGCGAAGCCGCGCTCGATCCGGTCTACGCCGCCTATCACGAGTACCATAGCCGCATCCCGGGCTCGCGCGGGACGGGCTATCTGATGGCGCACACCGGCATCGTGTACCTCATCGACCCCGCCGGCCGGTTGCGCGTGCTGCACAGCTGGCAGGACCCGGCCGACAAGATCGCCGCCGACGTGCGCACGCTCCTCTCCTAGCGGTCAGCGTTTGGCGGCGGCGGCTGCCAGCGCCGCGAACTCTTCGCGGCCGAAGGCCGTGCCCGCGATCCCCCAACCGCCCTCCGCGGCTTCGGTCAGCAGGACCCAGGTGCGCTGCGCCTGGGTCGGATCGCCGGCGATCTTGGCGACGATCGCCGTCGCGTCGGCGACCAGCTGCCGCTGTCCCGCTCGGTCGAGCACGCCGGGCGGCGTGATCACCTGAACGCGAACGGTGCGGGCGCTGCCGTCGGCCGCGGTGTTGACGGCCTCGGCCGGCAGGCGGTGGATGTAGCAGCCGGTGTTGTGCAGATGGGCGGGACCGGGCGTCGTCACGCCTTCCGCGCGCAGGAGCGCCTGCGTGAGCTCCTCGGCCAGTTGCCGGTCGGACCCGGCGGGGAAGAGGTCCGCCGCTGCGGTGACGTCGATCATGGGCACGGCCCGGCTCCTTCTGCGACTATGACGATATGCATAGACGATAGGCTATGACGGTCAGCATAGTCAAGACAACGCCATGGCCGGTGAGGTCCGGGCGAAGATGGTCGCGGGCGCGATGCAGCTCTTGGCGCGCCAGGGGCTGCAGAGCACCTCGTTCTCCGAGGTGCTGGCACTGACGGGCGCGCCGCGCGGCTCCGTCTACCATCACTTCCCGGACGGCAAGGAGCAGTTGGTGACCGCCGCGATCGATCACGCCAGCGCGCTCGCGCTGGCCTACGTCGAACGCGCCGCCGGCGGCGACGCCGAGCAGATCACCCGCCGCTTCTTCGCGATGTGGCACGGCGTGCTCGAGCACTCGCGGCTGACGGCCGGCTGCGCCGTGCTCGCGGTCGCCGTCGCGGCCGACACCGACACGCTGCTGGAGCATGCGGCGAGCATCTTCCGCGGTTGGCGGGCGCGGTTGACGGAGCTGCTGGTCGACGGTGGGCTGGCGCAGGCCGACGCGGTGCGCTTCGCGACGACGCTGATCGCCGCCGCGGAGGGTGCCGTCGTGCTCAGTCGCGCCGAGCGCAGCCTGGAGCCGCTCGAGCTCGTCGCCGACGAGCTGGCGGCCCAGGTGCGCAGGCTCGCGCGCGGGTCAGTGGCAGGCGACTGAGACGATCTGCTGCCCCGGCTCGAAGTCGACCGTGTTGCCGGCGATCGAGGTGGGACCGAAGGTGACCGTGTTGCCGGAGATCGACGAGCTCAGCAACGTGTTCCAGGCCAAGCCCGAGCCGCCGTGGTTGCTGTACGAGTCGAAGTTGCAGGTGGTCTGCGAACCGAACCCGGCGCTGTCGGCGACGGAGATCTGCGGGATGTTCGCCCCGAAGCTGATGTCGGTCGTGCCCGGGTTGTAGACCGACAGGTAGACGACCGGCGTATACCCCGTCGCCGCGTTGTCGGCCGGGACGGTCGGCGTGACGTCGCCGTTGTCGAGCCCGTCGTTGAAGATCAGCGTGCCGCTCACGCTCGGTGCCGCGAACTGCGCGGTGATCGTGATGTTGTCGTACGTCGGCTCGGTGACGAGGGGCGGCGTCTGGTTGGCGGTCAGCGTGAGCGTCGCCTTCGTCGACGCCGGGAAGACGTAGGTCGGCGTCGCGGCGCCCGTCGGACTCGCGGTCGGCGTTGCGGTCGCGGTGGCGCTCCCGGTCGGGCTCGCGGTCGGCGTGGCCGTCGCGCTGCCGCTCGGCTTGGGCGTCGGCGTCGCCGTCGCGCTGCCGGTGGGCGTCGCGGTCGCGCCGGCGGACGGCGTCGAGCTGCTGGTGCCGCCGCAGGCGGCGAGGCCGGCGGCCATCGCCAGACCCAGGCCACACGTCAGGAACGCTAGAGAACGTCGCATGCCTCGAAGTCTAGCGGGCGCTCCGTTACAACGGCGTTACACGGTTCGCTTCGCGCCGGCCAGTACCGCCAGCTCCGGCGACGGTTCGGCGCCGAGCTCGCTGGCGAGCAGGGTGCGGTACTTGCGGTAGGCGCGCTGCGCGGCCGCGCGTCCGTCACCGGCCAAGATGGCTCGAATCAGCAACTCCCAGGCCGGCTCGTCGCACTGATCGTGAACCAGAACGCGCTCCGCGTACGCGCGTGCCGCGGCATCCCGGCCGTGCTCGAGAGCGTCGTGGCCGAGCCGCAGCAGCACGCCCCGCGCGATCTCCTCGACGCGCGGGGCGAACGGTGCGGTCCACTCCCACGCCGCGAGCGTCGCCGGTAACGTCCCGTCGGTGACGCGCGCATATCCTTCGAGTCGCGCGCGCAGGTCGGCCGTCAGCGGAGCGCCGGCAGCCAGGCGCAGCGTCCGGTCGCACTCGTCCAAGTCGACGCGCACGTCGGCGGCGAGCTGATACTCGCCGGACGGCAACTGGCGGACCACGTCGTGATCGTGCAGGCGTTCGCGCACCCGGCGAACGGAGACGCGCAGCAGCGAGCCGGTCCCCTCGTGCTCGGGCCAAATCGCATCGAGCAGCTCCCCACGCGTGCACGCGCGGCGATGAAGCGCGAGGTAGACGACCAGCTCGCGCTCGCGATTGGAGAGCGCGACCGGCTCGTCGCCACGGCGCACCACCCCGTCGAAGATCGAGACCGACAGACCGTCCGCGCTCTCGACCGGTTCGACGAGCCTGCGCGCGCGGAG
This region includes:
- a CDS encoding TetR/AcrR family transcriptional regulator, encoding MAGEVRAKMVAGAMQLLARQGLQSTSFSEVLALTGAPRGSVYHHFPDGKEQLVTAAIDHASALALAYVERAAGGDAEQITRRFFAMWHGVLEHSRLTAGCAVLAVAVAADTDTLLEHAASIFRGWRARLTELLVDGGLAQADAVRFATTLIAAAEGAVVLSRAERSLEPLELVADELAAQVRRLARGSVAGD
- a CDS encoding tautomerase family protein, which produces MIDVTAAADLFPAGSDRQLAEELTQALLRAEGVTTPGPAHLHNTGCYIHRLPAEAVNTAADGSARTVRVQVITPPGVLDRAGQRQLVADATAIVAKIAGDPTQAQRTWVLLTEAAEGGWGIAGTAFGREEFAALAAAAAKR
- a CDS encoding SCO family protein translates to MTRRFRAALAAGALLASALAGCAHPSPFTGVTLRGKPAADFTLTDQHGAPFRLDAQRGRVVVLFFGYTHCPDVCPATMAQLARVYHTLDDAQRARTTVAFVTIDPRRDTRTVLRRWVDLFDPRFEALGGSEAALDPVYAAYHEYHSRIPGSRGTGYLMAHTGIVYLIDPAGRLRVLHSWQDPADKIAADVRTLLS